The DNA region CAAAATCAAACGGAAGTATATCGCACAAGCGGAAGCACCCTTTGCATTCAACGGGCAGAAAGTGGACTTTCGCATCTACCTGCATAAAAATCGCGATCAAATCTGGCAACGTAAATATATCGACACAAGAATCGCCAGGCAAAAAAGTATCATTACCAACCGGCGCAACCGACAGTACGCGCTGCCCGGGGATTTAGGCCTTCGGCAGATATATGGCCTGGATGAGCAGACGATTGGCGACAAATTTACCGAGATAACTGACTTAAGCATTCGGGCAGTGAAAACGCTGGAGGCGGCCGGACACAGCTTAGGTGATATTGCGGTAGACTTTATCCTCGATAAAGACCTGCACCCCTGGCTCTTGGAGGCGCAACCGGACTACCTTGCCGATAAATTCACCCCGGATAGGGTGTATATGCGCCGAATTGTCCAACCCGGCGCTCTCGACTATGCCCGGGGGTTATGGGAGCAAATGACACGCTCTGGCGTCTAGGGGACAACTTCAAAGGAGAAGAAAAACCGGCGCCCGCTTAGGTGGCGCCGGTTTCGCGTTGTGTCGAGTTTGCCCATTTAACCTCCGTCCCCAGATGGGCAGGGGAACCTTCGTCCCCGTTAGTGCAGTTTGCCGGGGTTGAGGATGTTTTTGGGGTCAAAGGCCTGCTTGATACCGCGCATCAGCTGCATACTGGTCTCTCCGACGGATTGGCGCAGGAACATGGTCTTGGCATGGCCGATACCGTGCTCGCCTGAGACCTGCCCTTCCAACTCAATTGCCTTGTCGTAGAGCTTTTGCATGATTACCTGGATCTTTGGCTGCCATTCCCGGTCGGGAATATCGTCTTTGAGGGCGTAGACATGGAGGTTGCCGTCGCCAGCGTGGCCAAAGCTACGGATGCGCACGCCGTATTCCGCCTCAAGTTGGTGGGCGAATTTAACAAACTCGGCGACCCTGTCCTTGGGCACAACCACATCGCACTCGTCCAGGCTGGCGGTGGAGCTTTTGATTGCCTCGAGAAAGGCGCCCCGGGCCTCCCAGATTGCTTCTTGCCGTTCGGCGGTGTTGGCGATGAACACATCAATCGCCCCGTGCTCCAGGAGCAACTTGGCCACATCATCGTAGATTTTCTCAATCTCTTCAGTGCTGTCGCCGTCAAAACTGAGCAGCAGATACGCATCGCTGGTCTTGTCGGGGAAGATTTTGCCCAGGTATTCCTCGGCTGCTTCAATGACCTCCCGCTGCATGAATTCTACAGCCGTGGGAATTACCTTGGAACGGAGAATCAGGGGCACGGTGTCAATGGCCTGCTCAAGACTTTCAAAGGGCGCCAACAGGCTGACGGTTTTTGCCGGCAGGGGCAGCAGACGCAGGGTGATCTCGGTGACCACCGCCAGCGTGCCTTCGCTCCCGACCAGCAAATCCTTGAGACTGTAGCCGGAACTGTTTTTGATCACTTTGCCGCCGGTCTCAATTACCTCGCCGTTGGGCAAGACAGCCTTGAGGCCCCGGACATAGTCGCGGGTGACGCCATATTTCACCGCCCGCATGCCGCCGGCGTTGGTCATCACATTGCCGCCGATGGTGGCGCTCTTCTCGCCTGGGTCCGGCGGATAGAGCAAGCCCTGCTCGCTTACGGCCTTGGCCAGTTCCATCAACAACACCCCCGGCTCCACCACCGCCATCAGATTGTCCTGGTCGATTTCGAGAATCCGGTTCATCGCAGTAAACGAGAGGAGGATGCCGCCGATAATCGCCACGGCGCCCCCACAGAGACCGGTTCCCGAACCCCGGGGGGTGACGGGAATGTTTTGCTCATGCGCATAGCGCATGATTCGCGCCACTTCTTCGGTGGTCTGGACTTCCACCACCGCCTCGGGCATGAATTTTCCATACTCGGTCATTTCATCATGGCTGTAATCTTCATTAATCTCCGCTCCGCTGTAAACCCTGCCTGGAGCAACTTGCTCCAAAAACGCCAAGTCCTGCTGGTCCAGTTTTTTATAGGTCATCGGTCTCCACCTCCCTTGACTCAAGTACATCAGCCAGTGTGTCGCCACCGCGTAATTTCATCAGCAACTCTGGCAGAATCTCATAGATATCGCCAACTACGCCATAATGGGCCACATCGAAAATCGGCGCCTGGGAATCTTTGTTGATGGCAATCACCGTCTCGGCACCGCCCATGCCGGCGGTAAACTGCACCGCGCCGGAGATGCCCAGGGTGATCAGCAGTTTGGGCCGCACGGTGCGACCGGAGAGTCCGATTTGCTGGGTGTGGTCACCCCAGCCTGCCTCGATAAGTGGCCGCGTCACCGCCACCTGGCCGCCCAAAAGTTCCGCTAGCTCCTGGACCATGGCCATGTCCTTCTGCTCCTTGATACCCCGCCCGGCTGCCACCAGCACCTCTGCCTCGGCGATGCCCGGGGTCTGCTGCTTTTTGCGCACCTGTAATACC from Bacillota bacterium includes:
- a CDS encoding FAD-binding protein, producing the protein MTYKKLDQQDLAFLEQVAPGRVYSGAEINEDYSHDEMTEYGKFMPEAVVEVQTTEEVARIMRYAHEQNIPVTPRGSGTGLCGGAVAIIGGILLSFTAMNRILEIDQDNLMAVVEPGVLLMELAKAVSEQGLLYPPDPGEKSATIGGNVMTNAGGMRAVKYGVTRDYVRGLKAVLPNGEVIETGGKVIKNSSGYSLKDLLVGSEGTLAVVTEITLRLLPLPAKTVSLLAPFESLEQAIDTVPLILRSKVIPTAVEFMQREVIEAAEEYLGKIFPDKTSDAYLLLSFDGDSTEEIEKIYDDVAKLLLEHGAIDVFIANTAERQEAIWEARGAFLEAIKSSTASLDECDVVVPKDRVAEFVKFAHQLEAEYGVRIRSFGHAGDGNLHVYALKDDIPDREWQPKIQVIMQKLYDKAIELEGQVSGEHGIGHAKTMFLRQSVGETSMQLMRGIKQAFDPKNILNPGKLH